The proteins below are encoded in one region of Terriglobia bacterium:
- the dapF gene encoding diaminopimelate epimerase: MDGADAPADLHEFSKRICDRHNGVGADGVEWLFPAADADIRARLINADGSEAEISGNGTRCVAAYLVSQGHSGKIAISTGAGVKHCDLVSREEHSFEFEMEMGEPQVGSEFSMTVGFAPTHGTPVSMGNPHYVVFVSEFSPVWQKEGAEIGQHPDFKHGVNVEFVRVKSEHEIEVRFYERGVGETQSSGTGSCASAVASIAAGYVKSPVKVHAAGGTQVVRWTEGKVFLRGPAQLICQGEFLG, translated from the coding sequence ATGGATGGCGCTGATGCTCCAGCCGATCTGCATGAATTCAGCAAACGCATTTGCGATCGCCACAACGGCGTAGGCGCTGACGGTGTGGAATGGCTCTTTCCCGCCGCAGACGCCGATATTCGCGCACGGCTGATCAATGCCGATGGCAGCGAGGCGGAAATCTCCGGCAACGGGACGCGGTGTGTCGCGGCCTACCTGGTGAGCCAGGGGCACTCCGGCAAGATCGCTATTAGCACCGGCGCCGGCGTGAAGCATTGCGATCTGGTATCGCGTGAGGAACATAGCTTTGAATTTGAAATGGAAATGGGCGAGCCTCAGGTGGGCAGCGAGTTTTCCATGACAGTAGGTTTTGCGCCGACGCATGGCACGCCGGTTTCCATGGGAAATCCGCATTACGTGGTATTTGTAAGCGAATTCTCTCCGGTATGGCAGAAAGAAGGCGCGGAGATTGGCCAGCACCCGGATTTTAAGCACGGCGTGAACGTGGAGTTTGTCCGCGTGAAAAGCGAGCATGAAATTGAAGTCCGGTTTTACGAGCGCGGCGTGGGCGAGACGCAGTCTTCGGGAACGGGGTCGTGCGCATCCGCCGTGGCCTCGATCGCCGCGGGCTATGTGAAATCGCCTGTGAAAGTGCACGCGGCGGGCGGCACGCAGGTTGTTCGTTGGACAGAGGGCAAAGTTTTTTTGCGTGGACCAGC
- a CDS encoding MgtC/SapB family protein, which yields MNILALALPHITLEDLLSKAMVRLVLAAVLGGIIGLEREFKRKPAGLRTNMFICFGSAMFTILSTELAKEFGIGDHTRIAAQIIPGIGFIGAGSILHDKGGVSGITTAATIFVVASIGMAAGGGLYLVAIFSTMLIYLALHLLGILERQLNLKPLTMNYTIVSDKTANDLVAEVNLIMEDQGKEMQAMHLSRSGENEKLVFRVEGTRHEHKQLMDRLRQTSDVSHLETTPGPDRD from the coding sequence ATGAACATACTGGCTCTTGCTTTGCCGCACATAACGCTGGAAGACCTGCTGTCAAAAGCGATGGTCCGGCTCGTGCTGGCTGCTGTTCTTGGAGGAATAATCGGTCTGGAGCGTGAGTTCAAGCGCAAGCCGGCCGGGTTGCGCACCAATATGTTTATATGCTTCGGATCGGCCATGTTCACCATTCTCTCCACTGAACTGGCAAAGGAGTTCGGTATTGGCGATCACACGCGCATAGCCGCGCAAATCATTCCCGGCATCGGATTCATCGGCGCAGGTTCCATTCTGCATGATAAAGGCGGCGTAAGCGGAATCACGACGGCGGCGACGATCTTTGTGGTCGCGTCCATTGGCATGGCTGCGGGCGGGGGCCTCTACCTGGTAGCCATTTTTTCCACCATGCTCATTTATCTTGCGCTGCATCTGCTCGGGATACTGGAGCGCCAGTTGAACTTGAAGCCGCTGACAATGAATTACACGATTGTTTCCGACAAAACCGCAAACGACCTGGTTGCCGAGGTAAATTTGATTATGGAAGACCAGGGCAAGGAAATGCAGGCCATGCATCTTAGCCGTTCTGGAGAAAATGAAAAACTGGTGTTCCGCGTTGAGGGTACACGCCACGAACACAAACAACTGATGGACCGCTTGCGCCAGACATCCGACGTAAGTCATCTGGAAACTACTCCGGGGCCGGACAGAGACTAA
- the mtnP gene encoding S-methyl-5'-thioadenosine phosphorylase, with amino-acid sequence MQQAEIGIMGGSGLYSMPGLTDIREVTVQTPFGEPSDAYVLGTLEGRKVAFLARHGRGHRILPSEINFRANIYGMKDLGVERILSLSAVGSLKEEHKPTDFVIPDQFIDRTIHRISTFFGHGIVAHVAFGDPICPEAAEAFTQSCKDIGVVGKKGGTYICMEGPQFSTRAESNLYRSWGADVIGMTNLQEAKLCREAEICYSTCAMVTDYDCWRAGHEDVTVEQVLKVVHANAENAAKVVKHAVGIMPKERKCACGSAMKFAIQTDKDKIPAATRQKLALLLDKYLGKGQEAKA; translated from the coding sequence TTGCAGCAAGCTGAAATCGGCATTATGGGCGGCAGCGGTTTGTATTCCATGCCAGGCCTCACAGACATCCGTGAAGTTACAGTGCAAACCCCGTTCGGCGAGCCGTCGGACGCTTACGTGCTCGGCACGCTGGAAGGGCGCAAGGTGGCATTTCTTGCGCGTCACGGCCGCGGACACCGCATCCTTCCTTCAGAAATCAACTTTCGCGCCAACATTTACGGCATGAAAGACCTGGGCGTGGAGCGCATCCTGTCGCTCTCAGCCGTTGGTTCGCTCAAGGAAGAGCACAAGCCCACCGACTTTGTGATCCCTGACCAGTTTATCGATCGCACCATCCATCGCATCTCCACGTTCTTTGGCCACGGCATTGTGGCGCACGTTGCGTTTGGCGATCCTATCTGCCCCGAGGCCGCCGAGGCATTCACCCAATCCTGCAAGGATATCGGCGTGGTCGGGAAAAAGGGCGGGACGTACATCTGCATGGAAGGCCCGCAATTTTCCACCCGCGCGGAATCGAATCTTTACCGCAGCTGGGGCGCGGACGTGATCGGGATGACCAACCTGCAGGAAGCCAAGCTGTGCCGCGAAGCGGAGATTTGTTACTCCACCTGCGCCATGGTCACCGACTACGACTGCTGGCGCGCCGGACATGAAGACGTGACCGTGGAACAGGTATTGAAAGTAGTGCATGCCAACGCGGAGAACGCGGCCAAGGTTGTGAAGCATGCGGTCGGGATCATGCCGAAGGAGCGCAAATGCGCCTGCGGCTCTGCGATGAAGTTTGCTATCCAGACTGACAAAGACAAAATTCCCGCGGCCACCCGCCAGAAGTTGGCGTTGCTGCTGGATAAATACCTGGGCAAGGGCCAGGAGGCAAAGGCGTAG
- a CDS encoding H-type lectin domain-containing protein, which yields MAIVYQQLKKTSNADPLEVKFTSPTKSNPVVLVTPVWLHQTSQVRYIETVVQGSISKTGCKVVSDNFAPENYYVNVVAIDSDTTQYGTLAFTEGAVAKTSTQEDIDFSNTLSSPDPVAILTPTWSGSVGYVETQISAAASEMSISSANMAPSGYYVQYAAADRGRVSGANGVLETGSVNKGQYQVRIYFSSPFKTPPVVIVSPWWDKQPNGVRYIETVVKVTRNYFEIVSGNAGENYFVNWMALSPG from the coding sequence ATGGCAATCGTTTATCAACAGCTTAAAAAAACCAGCAATGCGGACCCGCTGGAAGTAAAATTCACTTCGCCCACCAAATCCAATCCAGTCGTTCTTGTCACGCCGGTCTGGCTGCATCAGACGAGCCAGGTTAGATACATCGAAACGGTGGTTCAAGGAAGCATATCGAAGACGGGCTGTAAGGTTGTTTCAGACAATTTCGCACCGGAAAACTATTACGTCAACGTAGTCGCCATCGATTCCGATACCACCCAGTACGGCACGCTGGCTTTCACCGAAGGGGCCGTTGCCAAGACAAGCACTCAGGAAGACATCGATTTTTCAAACACGCTTTCCAGCCCGGATCCAGTAGCTATCCTTACTCCAACCTGGTCGGGATCGGTAGGGTACGTCGAAACGCAAATCTCGGCCGCGGCAAGCGAGATGAGCATCTCCAGCGCGAATATGGCGCCGAGCGGCTACTACGTGCAGTACGCCGCAGCGGACCGAGGGCGTGTCAGCGGAGCGAATGGCGTCCTGGAAACCGGATCGGTTAACAAGGGACAATACCAAGTGAGGATATATTTCAGTTCGCCCTTTAAAACCCCGCCTGTGGTGATCGTCTCACCATGGTGGGACAAACAACCGAATGGGGTCCGCTATATTGAAACTGTCGTGAAGGTAACGCGGAACTACTTCGAGATAGTTTCCGGCAATGCCGGCGAGAACTACTTCGTGAACTGGATGGCCCTTTCACCAGGCTAA